Proteins encoded in a region of the Benincasa hispida cultivar B227 chromosome 2, ASM972705v1, whole genome shotgun sequence genome:
- the LOC120071407 gene encoding pentatricopeptide repeat-containing protein At3g47530-like codes for MTGIFRRHSILSPKHHHHRFASTSLLSSKFRQQNSTPHLERELLISLIKSCTHKSQLLQIHAHIIRTSSIQDPIVSLRFLTRTASAPFRDLGYSRRFFSLLTNPFVSHYNAMLRAYSLSPSPLKGLYMYRDMERQGVRVDPLSSSFAVKSCIRMLSLFSGVQIHAKIFRNGHQSDSLLLTSMMDLYSHCGKLEDACKLFDEIPQRDVIAWNVLISCLTRNKRTRDALGLFDIMQSPTYLCEPDKVTCLLLLQACADLNALEFGERIHNYVQQHGYNTESNLCNSLISMYSLCGRVDKAYEVFDKMPEKDVVSWSAMISGLSMNGQGREAIEAFWEMQKKGIEPDDHTFTAVLSACSHCGLVDEGMAFFDRMRQEFRIVPNVYHYGCMVDLLGRTGMLDQAYKLIMSMEVNPDATLWRTLLGACRIHGHANLGERIIEHLIELKSQEAGDYVLLLNIYSSAGNWDKVSELRKFMKEKGIYTTPGCTTIELNGVVHEFAVDDISHPMKDKIYEKLDEINKQLKIAGYEAEISSELHRLKAEDKGYALSNHSEKLAIAFGVLATPPGRTIRVANTVHICMDCHNFAKYISSVYNRKVVVRDRSRSHHFREGRCSCNDYW; via the coding sequence ATGACTGGAATCTTCCGTCGTCATTCTATCCTCTCTCCGAAACACCATCATCATCGTTTCGCATCCACCTCTCTGCTTTCTTCCAAATTTCGACAACAAAACTCAACACCTCACTTGGAAAGAGAGCTCCtgatttctctcataaaatcaTGTACCCACAAATCCCAATTGCTCCAAATCCATGCCCACATCATCCGTACTTCTTCCATTCAAGACCCCATTGTTTCCCTCCGCTTCTTGACTCGCACCGCCTCTGCCCCTTTTCGCGATTTGGGCTATTCTCGACGATTCTTCTCTCTCCTGACGAACCCATTTGTTTCTCATTATAATGCGATGTTGAGAGCCTATTCTTTGAGCCCTTCACCTCTGAAGGGATTGTACATGTACAGAGATATGGAAAGGCAAGGAGTTCGCGTCGATCCCTTGTCTTCTTCCTTTGCCGTTAAGTCTTGTATAAGAATGCTTTCATTATTTAGTGGGGTTCAGATTCACGCGAAGATTTTTAGAAATGGGCATCAATCGGATAGTCTTTTGCTCACCTCCATGATGGACCTGTATTCTCATTGTGGCAAACTTGAGGATGCGTGCAAATTGTTCGACGAAATTCCTCAAAGAGATGTTATTGCTTGGAACGTTTTGATTTCTTGTCTAACTCGAAATAAACGGACTAGGGATGCTTTAGGTTTGTTTGACATCATGCAAAGTCCAACATATCTCTGCGAACCTGATAAAGTTACTTGTTTACTTCTCCTCCAAGCTTGTGCAGACTTGAATGCATTGGAATTCGGTGAAAGGATTCATAATTATGTTCAACAGCACGGTTATAATACTGAGAGTAATTTGTGTAATTCGTTGATATCGATGTATTCGCTGTGTGGGCGTGTGGACAAGGCTTATGAAGTGTTTGATAAAATGCCGGAGAAAGATGTTGTTTCATGGAGTGCGATGATTTCCGGGTTATCAATGAATGGACAGGGGAGAGAAGCTATTGAAGCGTTTTGGGAGATGCAAAAGAAGGGTATTGAGCCTGATGATCATACTTTCACTGCAGTTCTTTCTGCTTGTAGCCACTGTGGCCTTGTTGATGAAGGAATGGCTTTTTTTGATCGTATGAGACAGGAGTTCAGGATAGTTCCCAACGTCTATCACTATGGATGTATGGTTGATCTCTTGGGTCGCACTGGAATGCTTGATCAAGCCTATAAACTCATAATGTCAATGGAGGTGAACCCAGATGCAACATTATGGAGGACCCTTCTTGGAGCTTGCAGAATTCACGGTCATGCAAACCTTGGGGAGCGCATAATTGAGCATTTGATTGAACTCAAATCTCAAGAAGCTGGAGATTATGTGTTGTTGCTGAACATTTATTCTTCGGCTGGCAACTGGGACAAGGTATCTGAATTGAGGAAATTTATGAAGGAGAAGGGTATTTATACTACACCTGGCTGCACCACAATAGAATTGAATGGGGTGGTGCATGAGTTTGCTGTGGATGATATTTCGCATCCTATGAAGGACAAGATCTACGAGAAGTTGGATGAGATCAACAAGCAGCTAAAGATTGCAGGTTATGAAGCTGAAATATCTTCTGAATTACACAGATTAAAGGCAGAAGATAAGGGGTATGCGCTTTCTAACCATAGTGAAAAATTGGCCATAGCCTTTGGGGTTCTTGCAACTCCGCCAGGAAGAACCATCAGAGTGGCAAATACCGTTCATATTTGCATGGATTGTCATAACTTTGCTAAGTATATCTCCAGTGTTTATAACAGAAAAGTGGTTGTTAGGGACCGAAGTCGGTCACATCATTTCCGAGAGGGTCGGTGTTCCTGCAATGATTATTGGTAG